A genomic stretch from Halalkalibacillus sediminis includes:
- a CDS encoding thiol-disulfide oxidoreductase DCC family protein, with protein MVSENKSVVFFDGVCNLCNGAVQFIIKRDKNDHFRFAALQHEFGQKITQQHNINEDSIILVKNGKVHTKSSAVLRIAGNLDGLWKLAKIFLIIPRPIRNLIYDIVAKYRYRWFGQRNECMLPSPEYKKKFL; from the coding sequence ATGGTAAGTGAAAATAAATCCGTGGTTTTCTTTGATGGTGTTTGTAATTTATGTAATGGAGCAGTTCAATTCATAATAAAGCGCGATAAAAATGATCATTTTAGATTCGCGGCCTTGCAGCATGAATTCGGACAGAAAATCACTCAGCAACATAACATTAATGAAGATAGCATAATCCTTGTTAAAAATGGTAAGGTTCATACGAAGTCTTCTGCAGTTTTAAGAATTGCAGGGAATTTGGATGGCCTATGGAAATTAGCAAAGATTTTTCTCATCATTCCAAGACCAATAAGAAATTTGATTTATGATATCGTCGCAAAGTATCGCTATCGTTGGTTCGGCCAAAGAAATGAATGTATGCTACCTTCGCCTGAGTACAAGAAGAAATTTTTGTGA
- a CDS encoding TIGR04104 family putative zinc finger protein: MFVCSNCNYQFSYKESLSRSWAPRVGIICPNCNEKQYYTAESRKKGFWGFAIMVPVFILFNSFNVPSYITLSIASLLVLITYLASPFIYDLTSEEEPLW, from the coding sequence ATGTTCGTTTGTAGTAATTGTAACTACCAATTCAGTTATAAAGAGAGTTTAAGTAGAAGTTGGGCACCCAGAGTTGGGATTATTTGCCCCAACTGTAATGAGAAACAGTATTACACAGCAGAAAGCAGAAAAAAGGGCTTTTGGGGATTTGCAATCATGGTCCCAGTCTTTATCTTGTTTAACTCCTTTAATGTCCCAAGCTACATTACACTTTCCATAGCAAGTTTGTTGGTATTGATTACCTACTTAGCTTCCCCATTTATCTATGACCTGACAAGTGAAGAGGAACCGTTATGGTAA
- a CDS encoding GyrI-like domain-containing protein: MEISLKTLNEFVGVGVKWQGTFEEAENGDIREVFAQFKEDVHSIPNRVEPQVIYGLADHNFEGGFTYYLLVEVASIGNIPEHMLTLQVPTQTYACTEYSEQSELSIQDTYMKLHQWIENKTYELDQFNFTSLEVYPNDYNPKVDQPKMTIHVPIQSS, translated from the coding sequence ATGGAGATTTCGTTAAAGACATTGAACGAATTCGTAGGAGTCGGAGTCAAGTGGCAAGGAACATTCGAAGAAGCTGAAAATGGTGATATCAGAGAAGTGTTTGCTCAATTCAAAGAAGATGTTCATTCAATTCCGAACCGAGTGGAACCGCAGGTCATCTATGGATTAGCTGACCACAATTTTGAAGGTGGATTCACATACTATCTACTTGTAGAAGTAGCTTCTATCGGAAATATTCCGGAACACATGTTAACGTTACAGGTACCTACTCAAACATATGCTTGTACAGAATACAGTGAACAAAGTGAGCTTTCTATACAAGACACTTACATGAAATTACATCAGTGGATCGAGAACAAGACGTATGAACTCGATCAATTCAACTTCACCTCATTAGAAGTTTATCCAAATGATTATAATCCTAAGGTTGATCAACCAAAGATGACCATCCACGTTCCGATTCAGTCATCTTAA
- a CDS encoding response regulator transcription factor codes for MSHQSILIVEDEEKIARVLELELTYEGYQIEKASSGYDALEKYREQAWDLILLDIMLPEMSGVELLRRIRKDDTSTPVILLTAKDSIEDKVTGLDIGANDYVTKPFQIEELLARIRAALRMRQTEQETGEWLEFADLKLNESTREVYRNDQLIELTPREFDLLVYFMNNQRHVLNREQILDAVWGFEYYGDTNVVDVYIRYLRKKVDGGFERDLIHTVRGVGYVLKDAYETKK; via the coding sequence ATGAGCCATCAGTCAATATTGATTGTTGAAGATGAAGAAAAAATTGCCCGTGTACTTGAATTGGAATTGACTTATGAAGGTTATCAAATTGAAAAAGCTTCTTCCGGCTATGATGCATTAGAGAAGTATCGAGAACAAGCTTGGGATTTGATTTTATTAGATATTATGCTACCTGAAATGAGTGGTGTGGAACTTTTAAGAAGGATTCGGAAAGATGACACTTCTACTCCTGTCATTCTACTCACCGCCAAGGATTCAATAGAAGATAAGGTTACAGGTTTAGATATTGGAGCTAATGATTATGTAACGAAACCATTTCAAATCGAAGAACTCTTGGCGCGAATCCGTGCGGCCTTAAGAATGAGGCAAACTGAACAGGAGACAGGAGAATGGTTGGAGTTCGCAGATTTGAAGTTGAATGAAAGTACTAGGGAAGTTTATCGTAATGACCAACTAATCGAGCTGACGCCTCGCGAGTTTGATCTACTTGTTTATTTTATGAATAATCAACGTCATGTCCTTAATCGTGAACAGATACTAGATGCGGTGTGGGGATTTGAATACTATGGGGATACGAACGTCGTGGATGTTTACATCAGATACTTACGTAAAAAAGTCGACGGAGGATTTGAACGAGATTTGATTCACACAGTTCGAGGTGTCGGCTACGTTTTGAAGGATGCTTATGAAACTAAAAAATAA